One Cryptomeria japonica chromosome 9, Sugi_1.0, whole genome shotgun sequence genomic window carries:
- the LOC131038877 gene encoding uncharacterized protein LOC131038877 produces MNKAAKMLRLGELTGNFARASAQPKAAMFQKVAWFASEKKSSPETGGSKTSGGDGGNFKPRWWKPDPVTGVWVPEESEGQIDAVEMEAKYRFRSEPTASLDERAWWSSMEEVPDRIK; encoded by the exons ATGAATAAAGCTGCAAAAATGTTGAGGCTGGGTGAACTTACAGGAAACTTTGCTAGGGCATCTGCTCAGCCCAAGGCAGCAATGTTTCAAAAAGTTGCCTG GTTTGCATCTGAGAAAAAATCTTCTCCAGAAACAGGAGGATCTAAAACAAGTGGAGGAGATGGTGGAAATTTTAAGCCTCGATGGTGGAAACCTGATCCTGTTACAGGCGTGTGGGTTCCTGAAGAAAGTGAAGGGCAAATCGATGCAGTAGAAATGGAAGCGAAATATCGCTTTCGCAGTGAACCAACGGCCTCGCTTGATGAGAGAGCTTGGTGGTCTTCCATGGAAGAAGTTCCCGAtaggattaaataa